One window of the Pelosinus sp. IPA-1 genome contains the following:
- a CDS encoding zinc-ribbon domain containing protein gives MAFQDKTLKCKDCGVDFVFTVGEQEFYEEKGFENEPARCRECRDAKKRSRDGGDRQTTQREMHEVICAGCGITTQVPFKPRNDRPVYCRECFAAQR, from the coding sequence ATGGCTTTTCAGGACAAAACTCTAAAGTGTAAAGACTGTGGCGTAGATTTCGTGTTTACGGTAGGGGAACAAGAGTTTTATGAGGAAAAGGGATTTGAAAATGAGCCTGCACGTTGTCGCGAGTGCCGTGATGCTAAAAAACGTAGTCGCGATGGTGGGGATCGTCAAACAACGCAACGTGAAATGCACGAGGTAATTTGTGCTGGATGTGGGATAACCACACAAGTACCATTTAAACCTCGTAATGATAGACCGGTTTACTGTCGCGAATGTTTTGCCGCTCAAAGATAA
- a CDS encoding basic amino acid ABC transporter substrate-binding protein, with product MSKKIMSLIMLMVLIASFGLVGCGKDAASTAKVLKVGTDAGFAPFEFQDEKSKEYVGFDVDLIKALGKQMGYEVQIQNMNFDGLIPGLEVNSIDVAIAGMTITDARSQKVNFTKPYYQSGLTIVVKNDNNAIKSFKDLEGKKIAVQIGTTGATEAKKIKDAQVREFNNAPEAFMELKAGGVDAVVNDKPVNEYYIAKSGSNDAKAVGEPLQAEEYGIAVAKKNTELAGKLDKALEEVKKNGEYEKIYVKWFGKKPGN from the coding sequence ATGTCGAAGAAGATTATGTCATTGATAATGTTAATGGTGCTTATCGCATCATTTGGTTTAGTTGGGTGTGGCAAAGATGCAGCATCTACTGCGAAGGTGTTAAAAGTGGGAACGGATGCAGGTTTTGCTCCTTTTGAGTTTCAAGATGAAAAATCAAAAGAGTATGTTGGCTTTGATGTAGATTTGATAAAAGCACTTGGTAAACAGATGGGTTATGAAGTGCAAATTCAAAATATGAATTTTGATGGATTGATCCCAGGTCTAGAAGTCAACAGTATTGATGTAGCCATTGCTGGTATGACGATTACTGATGCTAGAAGCCAAAAAGTTAATTTTACTAAACCTTATTATCAATCTGGTTTAACAATTGTAGTGAAAAACGATAATAACGCGATCAAAAGTTTCAAAGATCTAGAGGGTAAGAAAATTGCTGTACAGATCGGTACGACAGGTGCAACAGAAGCTAAGAAAATTAAGGATGCTCAAGTTCGTGAATTTAATAATGCACCAGAAGCTTTCATGGAATTAAAAGCAGGTGGCGTGGATGCCGTAGTGAATGACAAACCTGTAAATGAATATTATATTGCAAAATCAGGCAGTAATGATGCCAAAGCGGTTGGTGAACCTTTGCAAGCAGAAGAATATGGTATTGCTGTTGCTAAGAAGAACACAGAGTTAGCGGGTAAATTAGATAAAGCGTTAGAAGAAGTGAAAAAGAACGGCGAATATGAAAAAATATACGTAAAATGGTTTGGTAAAAAACCAGGGAATTAA
- a CDS encoding basic amino acid ABC transporter substrate-binding protein, with protein MSKKIMSLFIVGVFVLSLGLVGCGKQEAAKPAKVLKVGSEAAFAPFEFQDEGTKEYVGFDIDLIKAIGKQMGAEVQIQNMGFDGLIPALEANNIDVAISAMTITEERAKKVSFSKPYYKSGLTMVVKTDNNSIKTFNDLEGKKIAVQIGTTGADEAKKVKNAQIREFNSAPEAFLELKAGGVDAVVNDKPVNEYYIAKAGGKDAKMVGEPLTAEDYGIAASGKNKELATQIDKAIDELKKNGEYEKIYVKWFGKKP; from the coding sequence ATGTCTAAAAAAATAATGAGTTTGTTCATTGTGGGAGTATTTGTTTTATCCTTGGGTTTGGTAGGTTGTGGCAAACAAGAGGCTGCTAAGCCCGCAAAAGTTCTTAAAGTTGGTTCAGAAGCAGCTTTTGCTCCTTTTGAGTTCCAAGATGAGGGTACAAAAGAATATGTTGGCTTTGATATTGATTTAATTAAAGCCATAGGTAAACAAATGGGAGCTGAAGTTCAAATTCAAAATATGGGTTTCGATGGACTTATTCCTGCTCTAGAAGCAAATAATATTGATGTAGCCATTTCCGCTATGACAATTACCGAAGAAAGAGCGAAAAAGGTTAGCTTTTCCAAACCTTACTATAAATCTGGTTTAACTATGGTGGTCAAAACTGATAACAATTCCATTAAAACTTTTAATGATTTAGAAGGTAAAAAAATCGCTGTTCAAATCGGTACTACTGGTGCTGATGAAGCAAAAAAGGTGAAAAATGCGCAAATTCGCGAGTTTAACAGTGCTCCAGAAGCATTCTTAGAACTTAAGGCTGGCGGTGTCGATGCTGTTGTAAATGATAAACCAGTTAATGAATACTACATTGCAAAAGCAGGTGGCAAAGATGCTAAAATGGTTGGCGAGCCTCTGACTGCTGAAGATTATGGTATCGCTGCTTCTGGCAAGAACAAAGAATTAGCCACTCAGATAGACAAAGCCATCGATGAACTGAAGAAGAATGGTGAATATGAAAAAATCTATGTAAAATGGTTTGGTAAAAAACCTTAA
- a CDS encoding transporter substrate-binding domain-containing protein — protein sequence MSKKMMSLLVVGIFLLSLGLVGCGQKTANTDKAKVLKIGAEMTFPPFEFQEEGNKEYVGFDMDLARAVAKQMGYETEIQNIGFDGLIPALEAGNIDMIVSGMSITEERSKKIAFSKPYYKSGLSIVVKSDNTTIKSFKDLEGKKIAVQIGTTGAEEARKIKDANVREYNSNSEAYMELKAGGVDAVVNDLPVNEYYLTKSGEKNAKLVGDIMNAEEYGMAVTKKNTELAEKVNKALDELKKNGEYEKIYMKWFGKKPQ from the coding sequence TTGTCTAAGAAAATGATGAGCTTACTTGTTGTAGGAATTTTCCTACTATCTTTGGGGTTAGTTGGCTGTGGTCAAAAGACTGCTAATACGGACAAAGCGAAGGTACTTAAGATAGGTGCTGAAATGACGTTTCCGCCTTTTGAATTTCAAGAGGAAGGCAATAAAGAATATGTTGGCTTTGACATGGATTTAGCACGGGCTGTTGCAAAACAAATGGGTTATGAAACAGAAATCCAGAATATCGGTTTTGATGGTTTGATTCCTGCGCTAGAAGCAGGCAATATTGATATGATTGTTTCCGGTATGAGTATTACAGAAGAGCGTAGCAAAAAGATTGCTTTTTCTAAACCTTATTATAAATCAGGCTTGTCTATTGTAGTTAAGAGCGATAATACTACAATCAAGAGTTTCAAAGACTTAGAAGGCAAGAAAATTGCTGTACAGATTGGTACTACAGGCGCTGAAGAAGCTAGAAAAATAAAAGATGCGAATGTAAGAGAGTACAATAGTAACTCAGAAGCTTACATGGAACTTAAAGCTGGTGGGGTAGACGCAGTAGTGAATGACTTACCAGTAAATGAATATTATTTAACAAAAAGCGGCGAAAAAAATGCCAAGCTAGTTGGCGATATTATGAATGCAGAAGAATATGGTATGGCAGTAACCAAGAAAAACACAGAATTAGCTGAAAAAGTGAATAAAGCCTTAGATGAACTGAAAAAAAATGGCGAGTATGAAAAAATTTACATGAAATGGTTTGGTAAAAAACCTCAATAA